GCGTCGCCCTGTTTCGCTTCTGGCTGGAAAAAAATCTCTCCCGGCCTTATTAGGTCCTCATGAACGCCCCCCTCATCTCCGACGCCAAGGTCCGCGACCTCGAGGCCCGCATGTCCCGTTTGGGCGTGCTGGAGTCCGACCTCGAGGAAGAGTTCATCCGCGGCAGCGGGGCGGGGGGCCAGAAGATCAACAAGACCTCCGTCGTCGTCCAACTGCGACACCTGCCCAGCGGCCTGATGGTGCGCTGCCAGGAGAGCCGCAGCCAGGCCTTCAACCGCTTTATGGCCCGCCGCCTCCTGGTCGAAAAGCTCGAGGAGCGGATTTTACAAGAGAAGAGCGAGCGGCGGCAGAAGATCGAAAAACTCCGGCGCCAAAAGCGCAAGCGCTCCAAGCGGGCCAAGGAGAAGATGCTCGAAGGCAAGCGCCGCCACGCCGAGAAAAAGTCCCTGCGCCGCGGCCCCGGCAAGGGGGAGTATTAGCCGCCGAAAAGCGCTTGAAAGGCGCGAAGCCTCCGTGACATGGAAGCCCCATGAGCTTTAAAGACCCGTACGACCCGAAGAAGATCGAACCCAAGTGGCAGGCCTACTGGGAGGAACACCGCTGCTTCCAAGTCCGCGAGGTGGCCGACCGCCCGAAGTTCTACCTGCTAGAGATGTTTCCTTATCCTTCGGGCCGCATTCACATGGGGCACGTGCGCAATTACACGATCGGCGACGTGCTGGCGCGCTTCCTCAAGATGCGCGGCTACAACGTCCTGCACCCGATGGGCTGGGACGCCTTCGGGATGCCCGCCGAGAACGCGGCGATCAAAAACAAGACCCACCCCGCGGCCTGGACGAAAGACAACATCAAGGCGATGCGCGCGCAGCTGCAGCGCCTGGGCTTCAGCTACGACTGGGACCGCGAGGTCGCCACCTGCGAGCCCGAGTACTATCGCTGGGAGCAGAAGATCTTCATCGAGATGTACGAGAAGGGCCTGGCCTACAAGAAGAAGAGCCTCGTCAACTGGTGCCCCAGCTGCCAGACCGTCCTGGCCAACGAGCAGGTCGAGCAGGGGCT
The nucleotide sequence above comes from Deltaproteobacteria bacterium PRO3. Encoded proteins:
- a CDS encoding peptide chain release factor-like protein, translated to MNAPLISDAKVRDLEARMSRLGVLESDLEEEFIRGSGAGGQKINKTSVVVQLRHLPSGLMVRCQESRSQAFNRFMARRLLVEKLEERILQEKSERRQKIEKLRRQKRKRSKRAKEKMLEGKRRHAEKKSLRRGPGKGEY